In Phaseolus vulgaris cultivar G19833 chromosome 3, P. vulgaris v2.0, whole genome shotgun sequence, the sequence attatattaaattatattgtcatagatattaaattaagactattataatataatttaatttgaattatCATAATGTAATACAGCTttcaaaatcacaaaaagaaattatatctctacaatgaaaaaaattaaaaacctaaatattgatattattttcACAACTTTACGTATTGAGtaacaattaaaaatagaaacaataatattaaatgaatggAGAACTATAACTagtcataaattaaaatgtaatttgtgattaaataataatattttatagttaatttagtaaacttttttattatattgtgGTCAAATACTAGAGGTTTGATAAAATTTGATCCTAAACTAAATAAggataaaaatacattttatctACATAATTTTATGAtgttcataatattaataagttgggaagataaataaataattaaaatatttttttataacatttacaataataaaaaataatttactttttcaCGTATGAAAcagaaaagatttttttttcagtttagACATTGTGAAGATAAGTTATTAGAGAAATAACTCAAAACATGAATCACTCAAGTCGTAGTGGTGTAccacacaaataaaaaaaagcgcaataataaaaaaaatccaaaaaaaacaactaaatgATTATTAAAGGGAAATCAAGTTATGAAAAATTATCGTAATTTAAATAAagtattaataaaattgaatctATGTTCACgacataaatttaatattttgtgtatatttttaaacaaattttaaaaatggaataatatatatacacatgtatatatattaaatgcaATTTATAGCATtgaactatttttaattttattatatgttaaagatttttttaactatactttttaaatatttatgttcctatattattaattatattatattatatcatattatttattttaatttgttctattatttttttgcaGACATGAATATCAAACCAGTAAAGAAAATCCTAGAAAGAATGAGGACTCTACCGATACTCTAATCAGTGATAAATCAAAATAGAGTGGAATAACTTGTTGTATTTTTATTCCATCTCTGAAGTgcttgaaattaaaatttaatattccaaaataaaaaagtaaatttgtTATTACGAATAATAATGTACAAAGGATAAATCTTTCATGCTTTCAGAGACACTGAAAAAAAGGCGCCTAAATCCCTAACGCACAAAATTCTCCTCtgctaatgaaaaaaaaacactcttTTCCCCCCAAATCCCCAAAGAAACTGTTGAGACCCCAAATCAATGGAGCTGACCATGGAGCCTAGATCCCAAATCCCTAAAGCGTTTCGATCCAAAAGCCAAACCCTGTGGGAGCCCATAGCGTAGCATATAGGGGCCGAGAAAGCCATTCAGCTTTGGTGGGCTGAGAAGCACTCAGAAAGCCACGGTCACAGTCTTGCTGCTTCGCCCTAAAAGGTAAACCTCTGATACTTACTGCGTTGGGTGCCACCATTTCTGTCAGTGGTTAATACTGTTTTCGTAAATTTACATGGTCTTGCTTGTGTATGACATGCTCTTGCTGATAGCATAAGTTTAATATGATCATGGGGGTGAGAAGAGTGTTTTTGTAATGTTAAACATTTTTGCTTCATCATTTTGTGCAGGTGAGTGATATATTAGTAGTATTAGTAGGAAGACTCCCATTTTCATTCAATTGATCTTGCTACCGGATTTTTTCCACTAACAAGAATAACTTATAAATGGTTCTTTAATGTAAAAGTGGGAGAAGGAAGATACAAGCAACATATATTTTGTTAAGCTAACTATTAATCAAGAACATCAAAAGTTCTACTACTTATTTCGCAACCAGTTAACTTGTAGTGAAACTGAAACGATAACTACTAATCCTTTCGGTATGTGAGTACATGTTTAAACAGATGTTATCATCTTTTGTTATTAACTAGGGAAATCGAACTATTTTGACTGGTAGCTGTTATCATAAAATTTTGGGCATAATTACTAAGGTAATTGTGATTGACTTAATAATTGTTATAGACTGAAAAATTCACTCATCAAATGTGAATAGGCCACACTTTTCAGGTCTGGGTGATGGCAGCATAATTGAATGAAATGAATGCAATTTGAGTCCACAATAAGACAATTTTAGCTTTAATTCAACATTATTTTGCTTGTATGATATCCTTTTATATTTTCCTTATCATTTATCTCGTTTAATATTTTACTCCGCAATAAGGCAATTTTGGCCTTTTATATTTCAACCCAAAGGTAGCACTAGAAGGTTGTGGATCAGTTTTATTGCccgattgttttgttttatttgtttcaAATTAATCCCATAGCCGTAGACAATCACTTTGGAGGTGATTGGTAAATTATAAATGTACTTGATTGCCATATATCCTCCAGTTCGCTTGATTTTGAGAACTTTGAACTGTTGCATTGTAGGGGTTATTTCTATCAGTAGGTTGGACAGTCCAAATTTTGCTACTCTGGGCTTGTAATTTAGCATGAAGAAATATGTTTCGGGGCTTTATAACTCTTGGATTAGACATTTTCTGCGAAAGAATCATTCTCCATATCCCAGACACCATAAACCTATGCTTTGCCTTTTGcttttttggttttattttaacCAAATTCGTAGcttttatatttcaaaagaaGCATAAGACAGTTATTGAATTTGTCATGAATAAACTATCTCAAAAGCTTAGACTTTATCTTGAGATGTATAacttttgtattatataatataactaattaattaGCTAAGGTTGTAGAAAATTTTAATAACAGGTCTGTTCAATGTCACGTCTCTGTGTTCGACATTGATAAGCGTACTACATGTGTATGACATGTGTCAGATACTTTGCTTAAATTGTCGAATTTAGAAAACATTAACCAATTTGAATAAATAAGATAGagaaaaaaatgtattcaaacTACACTGATGAGCTTGTATTGATGTAGTATAAAACAAAGGTAACACTTGCCTTAACCCTAACCTTAACACTCGGTACATACAAAAgaagtaataataaaataacatttcatTTTAACAATATATTACAGTAAAGGGTCATTTACTGCATGGGGTTGTGTGTGGAGTAAGAGACAGTAGTtagtcttttctttttttctcccTATTCTGTTCTTTTGTGAGGAAAGATAACTAGTGAAGGTAAACTGCACGGGGTTGAATTATTAGGGTCTTAAGGAGGAATTATTAGGGTCACCCTCACATGCAAATGAAGAATCTGTGGCTATGTTGTCAAATAATTGGAGAAATTATCATATCATCCTATAATGTATTCATGAACTCAGTTAATTTTTGTAAAGGTTGATCGATACTATAAATAATAACAGTAAGGGGtcatataataatttatgataagAGAGTAAGGCATAAAAAACGtaccattattatttttaaatgtccATATTTCATTGATAAGAGGCATAAATAACGAAAAAGCAATGTTTGATTGTGGCGGTGGTGGTATCAGACCAGTTCTGTGACAGAAAATCAAAGGCAAGCACCTGTAATTTTGGCTAATAGTACACTTTCTAAAGTTGAAGGATGGATTATATGCATACATGTGTGGTTGGTTAATGTTGATAAAAGATGAATCCAGTTGACCATGTTTGTTGATGAGAAATAgacaaaattgttttaacaaGTAGTAAATCTGAACTCAAATTCAAGATCCTTAACCGAACTTAAGTAGGGCAGATATGTTTATGAACTGTATTAGTTTGACCAAACGTTACTTATGTATGTTTGGAGAAATTTTTAATAAGCatttatagaagaaaaaaataagctTGCATGAGCGTTTTATGCAAATTCAGAAGTGATATTCATGACCTTAATCACGTAGCAAGAGATCCTTGTTCTCTTAGTAGACCCAAGTTGTAGTGAAAGGTAGCCAAATGTATTTAAGCCCAATTACTTCAACAAGAGTGGGCCAAAGTTGAAGTTACCTTGTCAGTACCATTGCCTCGAGTAAATAATTCCTAGGGATTCATTCATTCGTTCAttcttattctttattttatcttattacATTACTTCATGCTCTTTTTCTTGTGAACGACACTTTTGCTTTCAAGATAGGGACCAATATTGTGGGCTGGTTTTCTATATAATACTCCTTTTGTTTGAGAAACTGTTTTTCCTTGGATTTCTAGCTTTTGtcacttgtttttattttccaattTGTTGTGACCCCTTTGTTTCTGGATTTTGGTTTTGTTGGATGGGTATGATGCAGATGAGTGTTGTTACCGACTCTCCTGTGCATTCATCCAGCAGTGATGACTTCGCTGCATTTCTTGATGCTGAACTTGGTGCAAGTTCGCCTGATTCCTCACCAGTTAAAGAGGCTGGAAATCAAGATGAGCTTGAGAGTGTCAGGTGCTTTTCATAacctgttttgttttttttattgtatgtgCTCTGGTACGAGTTAAGAACTCTTGTCAACTTTGGTTTCTCAAATTTCGAATATATTGAAGTTTGTTAGATGTGAGTGACATATTTTTATATCAGATCATGACCTGTTAGAGGTCAAGCATTTTTAACACAGGGAGTACTGTGGTGCTTATAAATGGTAttctggaaaatcaggtttTTGATGGAGTGAAATTGGAATCAATTGAGCCATAGAACTGATGCTTGAGCCCATGTAGTTGAACAATGCTTtgttcattttgtttttaagtgtACTGTGTGGTGGTTCAGACTTCAGAGTGCAGACAAATTATAGTCATATTTGTTTGTACTTTGTGTCGCAGTGCTAGGCTTCTACCCATTTTCATGTTGTAGCTATTATATGATTTTGCAGAACTACTAGCGGGTGCAAATTTGATTAGTGGTGGAAAGCCCCTGTTTACCCCCAGAGTATTGTGTTTTTTAAGGTTTATTTTAGTGGACAAATTTGCGATTTCACTCCCTTATTCAGGGTTCAAAATTAAAACCCTATTTGAAATTATAGTGTGTTCTCTGAAACATGCTTCATTATTCTGGTTCTGTCTGTCTATTTCTGGCATTTTCTAGCACATTCAAGTTGTTTCTGTCCTTGGGCTGTTCTCTTCTCTGGCACTACCTCTGATGTTCTGGTCTGTTGTTTTGGTGTTTCTGTTCAATTCAATTCACTGTGTGAATGTTCCTTGCTATCACTCTGACAGATCCAGAATCAGTGACTTCGAGGAGGGAAAGTTATTGAGGCtttcacttatttttttataatgaaagGGAACTCAGATTCATGCTTTTCCTATGAGCCCACTGTTCATAGGAATAAATTTTTTGGAAGTCTTATACTTTTTACCTTTTCTGTTTTTTTGGTCTGTTAGTATTTTGCTGCCAACGTTTTGTATAATGAGTATTGTTTACCACCAACATTGTCTGATCAGTAAGTACTATTATTTACTGCCAAAGTTTTTTCAATGagtattgtttatttttaatgtttttccaGCAAATACTGTTTACCATCAACATTTTTACAGTGAGTACTATTTCATGTCAATGATTTTTGGTTTCGTTTTCATCGAGCTTTTTCCAGCCGATTTTGATGTTCACCACAGACTTTTTCTGGCAAGtttcttttcttgttcttaTTCTTGCAAGCTTTTATCTAGCTCGTGACAGCCACCATTAGCATTGCCTTGCTGTGTAATGACTATTTTTTGCTCTCCGACATTTTTTGTTTTGCAGCCCTGCACTCTCTGACCAATTTTAATAAGCTTTACTCATGCAATTATGTTCTAGTTTGAGGGGGAGTGTTTCAAATATGATTTGAAATGACAAAGCATATTTACAGTTGATTGTCACTTTGAAATAGAAAAAGTCATGTTTGGGAAATATCTACTCACTTTGTCATTATTTACTTTGTCCACTTCAGCAACCAGCTCACTGACATGTTCACTGAGTCTCAAGTGGTTTTGTGTTAATGACACGTGTTACAAGTTTGTCTCGAATGATATGTATTCTCCAACTTAAAGGGGAGTGGTACATATATGATTTAATCACATTTAATAGGGAGATATATGATATAATTTGATAGAGAAATATCTTACCAAATATTCTCCATTATTAGATACTGATTATGTTCCTTATTATTGTAACTCTTattcattataaataaaaatactcaTATGTGTACCAAACACACAGAATTCATTACATCCCCTTCTTAGTTTCTCTTTACTTAACATGGTACCATTCTCTGTGACCTGTTTTGTTAGTTATCCTTTCAGCAAGTATTTTAGAGTTGATTGTTGGTGCCTTGGATTGGGCTGCCTACGGAGGGTTTTTCTGTGGAAGGCTCTGACCAATGGGAAGTTGAGGGAAGTGTTGTATAATGAAAGTTATTGACTCTTAGGAGCAGGACTGTGATAGGAACTTGAGTATTACTATAGGGAGTTAGTTTGAGAGGCTCAATAGAATATTTAAGTGTCTGGTTCTTCTCTCTGATAGCTAATTTTCGAGGGTGAGTTCCTCAAGTGCTTGGGTGCTTCTCAGATTGATTGTTGGTTTTTTATAAATCTTGTAAGATCACAACGAGTGGTTTAATTATGCGGCATTGCTTATATGATAATTACAGTCACTGAAATAAGAATTTGGTATAGGATCTTTTCTGCATCCTTCTTTCCATCATTCCTCCTCGTCAactattttattgaatttatattACTACTTATGCATATTTAATAACTAACGGTAAGTGTGCATCGGAGTTTTGCTTTGAATATTTTCAGCTTCTATGAAATCTTATTTTTACTTGTGGTCTGTCAGATTGTGAATCATTTTGTAGTCCAAGAGGGCAAGACTGATTTTAGAGTCATGCTTCTGTTTTATTTATGTTGCAGATATCATTGTGAGAGATGATGCTACAATTTTTTGCTTCATTTTTTGGTTAAATTTCACTAAGTTATActttaatttatgaattaaagCAGAATTAAAAGACATAAAATTGAAAGCATTGAGGAAACTGAGGGCTCTACTTTAGAAGGAATCATCAAACAAAACTTAGGTAAGTTTGATTGCTTTAGTTCGTTCTTTGATTATCTTTGCAGGGAACCGGAATTGTTTGCACCACATTTGAAGCTGAGCATAAGTAAAATTTTTACTACTCCACCGTTTCTCTTGAAAGTGAGAAACTCAATTTTTAATGAACTTTTTGTGTTTCTTAGTTTTATCTATGTACAAATCTCTCTTGAACTAGTTCCCCGATTGAACCTTAGCTTATCTAAGTAGCATTGCCATCTGTAAACTGGTTGAGTCAAATAATTGTTTCCCCACTTCACCAAGAAACATTAACAACAACTAGATTTTAAACTTATTTGTAACGACTCAGGTTCTGCGCTACCTTTTCTCATGCTTGTGTAACTATTATTATGATTCTTATACAACTTTACATTTTTGTCTGGGAAGTTTCGTTACTCTTTTTGTTGTTGCAGAGGTATCTGTCAAGGTAGATGTATGTTCGCATCCCGGCTCGTTTGGAAGTATGTGTATAAGATGTGGGCAAAAGTTGGATGGGGAATCTGGTGTGACGTTTGGGTACATACATAAGGTATCCATTTGTTTCAGAAGGTTATGCTTTGGAGTTACAAATTTAGTTTTGGATAGTTGTTACTGCTGCATGGCAGTTTTTGCAATTTCCGTTACTGTTGGAGTAGCCTGAAATAAGCTGTAGAATGTTAAATAGTGATTTCCTGGTTTAATGGTTATCTATTACGAATAAAAAGTGTAGTGGTGAACCTGTAGCACTGCTCATTTgggataaaattttatattaaaaattcttATTAGAAATAAATAGACATTTGGGTACATACAGTAGGTATCCATTATTTCAGATGTTTATCTTGTGGAATTACAAATTTAGTTTTGGAGCGTCACTGTTGGATTAACCTGAAATAAGTTGTAGAACGGTAAATAGTGATTTTCTGGTTTAATAGTTGTTTGTTCGTTATCTATTATGAATAAAAAGTGTAGTGTTGAACTTGTACCGCCACTCGTTTAggatatatttttatatttaaattcctataagaattaaaatatgaTGTGCTGGGGCATTCATATAAAAGTGTTAAGTTGAATCAATGAATTATATGTGCCACCAGAATTTGATGGTGTTGATTCTATTATAAACATTCTAAATATCCTCTAATATTTAATATGACATTTTCATGATTTGGTTAGCATGATGGTTGACTAGTAGACATAACCTAGCTAGTTATTTATTTTGGCCAAATAACAGTTTATTAAGCATGAtggaaaatttatattttcaggGACTGAGACTTCACGATGACGAGATTTCTAGATTGCGCAATACAGACATGAAGAGTTTGTTATGTCGGAAAAAACTCTACTTTGTTCTTGACCTAGATCACACACTGCTAAATTCCACTCACCTTTCTGATTTGAGTTCAGAAGAGTCAAGTTTGCTTGATCAGACAGATTCTCTAGAAGGTATGTGTAAACCAATGTGCTTTTGCTTTTGGTAATTGGTATTAGTATTCGAAATCAGCAGTTTTGCTTAAATGTCCTTTGCTTCAATCACTTCATTGATATTGGTTAATTGATTTGGCCATTGCAATCTCGTCTTATAATAAAACTGACTGTAGATAACTGCTATATTTCTACTATGCTGGGATTAGATAATCCGTTACTGAAATGTTTGCTCTATGAATCTTTTGGACTTGGTCTGTTAGAGTGTGGCAGGGGAACGAATGAGTCATTTCtgtctatttttatatttcttaatCTTATGTTTGTTGATTCATTTGGAAACTTCCAAACATGCAATATGTTGTCCATAATAccattttgaattttgttattGAATAAAGAGTTATTCATTCATGTTATTTTTGTTGCTAAAAGATTAATATCATCGTTTTTTTCTATGCTTCATCTAACATGTCATATGTAGAATCAAGTTATATGCCCTTGTTAATAATGGGAATATAATGGagaatatatgttttttaatgCAATTGCAACAACCATGCTTCATCTAACATGTCATAAATAGAATCAAGTCATGCTTGTTAAGAATGGATAATAGAAAtgggaaagaaaagaaagatctTATTGGTTCGGATGGAAAGAGCAAAATAGGAGATCTCTCCTTCTAGGGTTTTCCCTTTACAAAGGATTGCTCCATTCAAAAGAGCAAAGTTCAATTCTTCAATGGTGCAAGATAGAGTGAATCCTTTCCCCTTGCACCCTCCTATTTGTTTAACTTACTAGCCCCAAGACTAACTAATTAATATCCTATCTGTCTCAAAAAATTACATTTCTTATATAGTTGATAGCTCTTTGAATGAATTCAACTTAAAGTCTGgcctttttttttgtaaaatgaaGCCCTTTCATTACTTGTAGTTCATAACTTCTCCTTGATTTCAACATTTGATGTTCTGGGTTCTTATTACTTATTATGGATGTTGCTTTTTGTTTCCGTACTGATATGTAATGAAATCAAATCATAGATGTCTCTAAAGGTAGCCTCTTCAAATTGGACCACATGCATATGATGACCAAGTTAAGGCCCTTTGTCCGCTCATTTCTGAAAGAAGCAAGCGAAATGTTTGAGATGTACATATATACTATGGGTGATCGGCCATATGCATTGGAGATGGCTAAGCTACTTGATCCTCGAGGAGTATACTTCAATGCGAAGGTTATTTCTCGTGATGATGGGACTCAGAAGCATCAGAAGGGTCTTGATGTTGTGTTAGGGCAAGAAAGTGCAGTCTTAATTCTTGATGATACAGAACACGTGAGTGCGTTGCTAGTTTCTGACTTGTACTGCTGATTTACTTTATTGGAATGCTTGTTTGgtaaaagttattttatgtGCAAGACAGTCCttgaatattttcttttagtCTATATGAATAACATACTGGTTTGGCATATATTCTATAAAGTCAATTGCTTGTTGTTTATAATTAATTCAGTGATAATGGAAGAAACTATTGTATTTCAATTGCTAAATATCACTGAAAGGCACGCCTTCCATTTAGCCATTATTAGCAATCTTGTAGGCCTCACAACTTTGGTCAAACTACTTCTGAATGGAAATGTTtcaattttaatgaaataaacgAAAAACGAGTTTATAATGAGTAAAAAAGTTATACCCTATACTTTAGTTTGTTATGAAAAAGAATCGCATTTGCTTGTCTCTAAAGGTCTTTCAGAAATCACTTTGCATAGTTGATCAGTGACTGTACTCTTTATCCCATATTAAGTTCACTTTCTATATAGAAACCTTAGTTTAAGATGTTCTATGATCTACCCATTTAATGCTTCAGGTGCCATTTGTCATTTTGAAATTATGAACTAAATTGTCTCTTTTTAATGGAATGTATGAAAATGTTGCAGGCATGGATGAAGCATAAAGATAATCTTATACTGATGGAAAGATACCATTTTTTTGCTTCGAGTTGTCGGCAGTTTGGTTTCAATTGCAAATCCCTTGCTGAACTGAGGAATGATGAAGATGAAACTGATGGAGCACTTGCAAAAATCCTCAAAGTGCTCAGACAAGTACATTGCACATTCTTTGATGTATGTCACTCCTCATATGCCATCCGGATTAAATGTTTGTTATTTCTGATACAATACTAAAACTGTGTGGTGGGGAATCCTTTGTAGAAACATCAAGAAGATCTTGTTGATCGAGATGTGAGGCAGGTAGTTATGTTATTCATGTGTTTATCTTATTGCTCTCATTATGTCAGTGgaaatatttatttagttttagaaTCTTAATGCGTGATTCTCTTGATGAGGTCCTCACAGTCAATTCAATTTTCAAGGTTTTGGCATCGGTTCGAAGTGAAGTCTTGGGCGGATGTGTGATCGTTTTCAGCCGTATTTTTCATGGTGCATTACCATCTCTGCGGAAGATGGCAGAGCAGATGGGAGCTACTTGTTTGACAGAAGTTGACCTGTCTGTGACACACGTAGTTGCTACTGACGCTGGTACTGAGAAGTCCCGATGGGCAGTGAAAGAACATAAGTTTTTGGTTCATCCCCGATGGATAGAGGCTGCAAACTTTTTTTGGGAAAAGCAGCCTGAGGAGAACTTCTTTATCAAGATAAAGCAGTAGTCACTTTTCTTATCAAACAGCGATCTGTGTTCATTATACTTTTCTCACTGAAAACTTGAACCATTTTTGTATAGAAAACTTGTTTGCTTTTGGACTATTTCTTGTGTCATGGTTGTATTCGTGCTTACAGTGAAGTTTTGAAGAGAAGGCCGAGAAAATAAGTTTCATGAAGAGCATTCTTTTCAGTTGAACTCATGAGGCTAAAATGTTTGGCTGTTCAGCTCAAGAGTTGTACAAAAAGTGTAACACTATTTCATTGATGGTGAAGAATATTGTAATTTATTGATCAATTTGAcgttattttcttcattcatgaGGTGTGTTCAAACTTATTGTAAGTCATCTATTCCACCAgtgaaaaaatttcaaaaagaatCTGACATTTCTCTACATGAGATGCACGAAGTGCACCCAAAACAAAACATCTTCAAATGACATTTTATATGGTTAAACACgtaatatgatttttttgttaatttaaatatattaacagttttattattattttattacacAAGACTTAATGTAAGTGTGTATCTGTATATACATAATTACTCTCGGATAAACTTTGAACTCTAGTTGAACCCTTTGAATCCCCTTTTTTTTGGTCTTTTGTAATGATTGGATGAACCGGTGGTACTCTCCACTATCATTTCAAAACATGTATAGAGAGGACGTACTAACAGCTTTAGCAGACAAAGAAGTTTGgcttaaaaataagataaaatgtGCAATGAAGAGAAAGAGATAAGAACCTCAAGCAAGATAAACTTTTCCCCATGCATGCATGTGTGCTGTGCCACAACAATCTAAAACATGAACATGCCAGATTCTCTCACAAGCTGCACTTCTCCCCATTATTCTTTATATTGCAAAACCAATCCAAACTTTGCAGTACTTCCCAATTTTGTTCCAAAGGATACGCCCAACGTAATTCAAAGGATCAAAGACCAAACTTGATCAAGAGACCAAACATtcataactttatttttaatttttattcagaTGAAAAATCATACCAAAAAGTGAAGGCTGACATGTAAGTGTTGTCAGAATGACTAACCTTTGCCTATTCTTGGATGATACGATGCATTATTTGATGTGTTGATGAGGTGATTGTTGAATAATGATAACCTTGACGAGTGGTTAAACAAGGCCACTTGAATAGCCAAGAGTTTGGAATCCTACGTCTCATCTGCTTGGGTATGGCACGTGGAAAGTGTACTAATTATGCCTAATGTTGGGCCATTATGGGGTTACCAACTCTCCTAATTCTACCACTAGATCTTCAGCTTACCTTTTCAGGATTTTCTAACTTTCTTGTCTTAATTATTTCTGTCTTCTGTTTTCTTTGTAAATTCTGTCAATCTAGCAGTAAAAAGGAACAAGTTTGGTGTAGATTCAACagaccaaaataaaaaataaaacacctACAAATAGAGGAAATTGAACTAAAACTATAGATTCTTTTTCTGAATGTGTCCTAAAAAGTTGCATGAAAAACAAAGGATCAAAATTATAGATGGAAAGTTACCGGAGTCCAATATTACAATCTAGCAGATAAAAAGTTAGTGTGAGAATAAGGTTTGTAAATTTGAGGAGGTAgctttaaaacataaaatggtGGTTAGTATATTATGATGAAACCAAGATAGGGGTGGTAAAGATGGTGACAGGACTAGACAGTGCATGTGTGGTATGAAATGGCTATAAATAGAACATCCTCAACCACTTGTTACTCTATTGACAAGAGAAATGAAAACACCACAAAAATCATCACTCTTGTTGACCACTGTCAACTGTGAAGACAAACAAACATGTCACTGAATTTATAATTTCACATGCAACTCCATATTCCCATCATATGCAAGACAATTATTCTAGAAAATTTTGGTTACTAGCTATTATTGATCA encodes:
- the LOC137807449 gene encoding RNA polymerase II C-terminal domain phosphatase-like 4 isoform X4, which translates into the protein MTSLHFLMLNLVQVRLIPHQLKRLEIKMSLRVSEVSVKVDVCSHPGSFGSMCIRCGQKLDGESGVTFGYIHKGLRLHDDEISRLRNTDMKSLLCRKKLYFVLDLDHTLLNSTHLSDLSSEESSLLDQTDSLEDVSKGSLFKLDHMHMMTKLRPFVRSFLKEASEMFEMYIYTMGDRPYALEMAKLLDPRGVYFNAKVISRDDGTQKHQKGLDVVLGQESAVLILDDTEHAWMKHKDNLILMERYHFFASSCRQFGFNCKSLAELRNDEDETDGALAKILKVLRQVHCTFFDKHQEDLVDRDVRQVLASVRSEVLGGCVIVFSRIFHGALPSLRKMAEQMGATCLTEVDLSVTHVVATDAGTEKSRWAVKEHKFLVHPRWIEAANFFWEKQPEENFFIKIKQ
- the LOC137807449 gene encoding RNA polymerase II C-terminal domain phosphatase-like 4 isoform X5, translated to MCIRCGQKLDGESGVTFGYIHKGLRLHDDEISRLRNTDMKSLLCRKKLYFVLDLDHTLLNSTHLSDLSSEESSLLDQTDSLEDVSKGSLFKLDHMHMMTKLRPFVRSFLKEASEMFEMYIYTMGDRPYALEMAKLLDPRGVYFNAKVISRDDGTQKHQKGLDVVLGQESAVLILDDTEHAWMKHKDNLILMERYHFFASSCRQFGFNCKSLAELRNDEDETDGALAKILKVLRQVHCTFFDKHQEDLVDRDVRQVLASVRSEVLGGCVIVFSRIFHGALPSLRKMAEQMGATCLTEVDLSVTHVVATDAGTEKSRWAVKEHKFLVHPRWIEAANFFWEKQPEENFFIKIKQ
- the LOC137807449 gene encoding RNA polymerase II C-terminal domain phosphatase-like 4 isoform X3 gives rise to the protein MSVVTDSPVHSSSSDDFAAFLDAELGASSPDSSPVKEAGNQDELESVRIKRHKIESIEETEGSTLEGIIKQNLEVSVKVDVCSHPGSFGSMCIRCGQKLDGESGVTFGYIHKGLRLHDDEISRLRNTDMKSLLCRKKLYFVLDLDHTLLNSTHLSDLSSEESSLLDQTDSLEDVSKGSLFKLDHMHMMTKLRPFVRSFLKEASEMFEMYIYTMGDRPYALEMAKLLDPRGVYFNAKVISRDDGTQKHQKGLDVVLGQESAVLILDDTEHAWMKHKDNLILMERYHFFASSCRQFGFNCKSLAELRNDEDETDGALAKILKVLRQVHCTFFDKHQEDLVDRDVRQVLASVRSEVLGGCVIVFSRIFHGALPSLRKMAEQMGATCLTEVDLSVTHVVATDAGTEKSRWAVKEHKFLVHPRWIEAANFFWEKQPEENFFIKIKQ
- the LOC137807449 gene encoding RNA polymerase II C-terminal domain phosphatase-like 4 isoform X1, translating into MGMMQMSVVTDSPVHSSSSDDFAAFLDAELGASSPDSSPVKEAGNQDELESVSRIKRHKIESIEETEGSTLEGIIKQNLEVSVKVDVCSHPGSFGSMCIRCGQKLDGESGVTFGYIHKGLRLHDDEISRLRNTDMKSLLCRKKLYFVLDLDHTLLNSTHLSDLSSEESSLLDQTDSLEDVSKGSLFKLDHMHMMTKLRPFVRSFLKEASEMFEMYIYTMGDRPYALEMAKLLDPRGVYFNAKVISRDDGTQKHQKGLDVVLGQESAVLILDDTEHAWMKHKDNLILMERYHFFASSCRQFGFNCKSLAELRNDEDETDGALAKILKVLRQVHCTFFDKHQEDLVDRDVRQVLASVRSEVLGGCVIVFSRIFHGALPSLRKMAEQMGATCLTEVDLSVTHVVATDAGTEKSRWAVKEHKFLVHPRWIEAANFFWEKQPEENFFIKIKQ
- the LOC137807449 gene encoding RNA polymerase II C-terminal domain phosphatase-like 4 isoform X2, translating into MSVVTDSPVHSSSSDDFAAFLDAELGASSPDSSPVKEAGNQDELESVSRIKRHKIESIEETEGSTLEGIIKQNLEVSVKVDVCSHPGSFGSMCIRCGQKLDGESGVTFGYIHKGLRLHDDEISRLRNTDMKSLLCRKKLYFVLDLDHTLLNSTHLSDLSSEESSLLDQTDSLEDVSKGSLFKLDHMHMMTKLRPFVRSFLKEASEMFEMYIYTMGDRPYALEMAKLLDPRGVYFNAKVISRDDGTQKHQKGLDVVLGQESAVLILDDTEHAWMKHKDNLILMERYHFFASSCRQFGFNCKSLAELRNDEDETDGALAKILKVLRQVHCTFFDKHQEDLVDRDVRQVLASVRSEVLGGCVIVFSRIFHGALPSLRKMAEQMGATCLTEVDLSVTHVVATDAGTEKSRWAVKEHKFLVHPRWIEAANFFWEKQPEENFFIKIKQ